The segment CGTGAGATTAATGTATTAGACTTAGACATAATTAAATGTTTCTTGATGAAATAAAGATTTCCGTTTTAAAATAACGATTTCTTCTCTTtagcagaaaaagaaaaaacgattTCTTTCTATTGTGATGCCATGCTCTGTTGTGTGTGTACTTTGTATGTTGTTAACCGGAGACTACTATAACAAACGGTCTTTGAGATGTTAAATGCTCTTAGTGCCGAGAAGAAAACGAGGTTTATTCATGGTTTGAATGTCAAACCAGATGCTGCTGCAGATATTGTGGAGCTATCCACATCATTCAAGTCCATAGTTCTTGGTTGGCTATGGACATCTATCACTTCGCTTATTCGTTCCATCGTTTCTTTTAGCATCTTCGGAAAAATTAATTAGGAGATTTGGGTGTGTAACAAAGTTGTGATAAAGCTAAGTGCGCGAAAGCAAAAAGAAAACTGTTTTATGAAGCTCATgccgttgacaaaaaaaaaaaaaatgagtgaagctcatgCCAAAACCGGGTTGGTACATGCTGTTTTAACCGGAATCGGTTTTGTAAAATAGCCGGTCAAAAAATTGATGGTTAGTCCTAGAAAAACGGTGCCGTTATAGCATAGGACAAAGGATAACGtggcggaaaaaaaaaatcgaaaaaaaatttatccaGAACAACACATGGCATATGTTGTGCTATCGGTTTCTCGGGACATTCATATCAAACAGCCAACCAAAACcaaacatctctctctctctctctctctagctgcTTTCAATGGCTTCCTTGCTCGATTCCGTCACCGTTACCCGCGTGTTTTCTCTTCCGATCACTTCCTCGATTTCACCTGCTTCAAAGGTTCCGTCAATCTCTGCCCGGAGGATTTCTCCCGTTCCGGAATTCAGAGGTTTGAAAGCTTCCTGAGGAGTTCGGTGGACTCAGTCAGCGAGTCTTGGTACGAATCTCGGATCCCGATTCGCTCGTGGTGGTAGAATCGTCTGCGAGGCTCAGGACACCACTGCCGCCGCCGTCGAAGGTATACAActcaacttttttatttttaacctcCTCTTATTCTGTGTAAAAATAAATTCTCCGTTTGTGATATATCTGAAGCTGTCTGGTCATAAACTGATGGTAAACTGTTAACTATTACGTTGACATAGTCATTCCATCATACACGAACTAGTCGAACTTCTTCAAACACATGACTGAATAATCCATGGCTGTCCTGAGATTTTGGGACtatatacaatttaattttaaaaaaaaaattagatttggGAAGCTatagataattaataataattttaataaaattttgttttagacAATTTTGAAACcctcttaaaattttgtttgggaGCTGTAAGACAATGTTTTACTTACCTGGCCTTGGATTATACAAAAAACCGAAGGCACTATGACTCCCTTTCAGCATATTGTTCAATATAACTCGAAAACAAGAATCATATGGTTCCTTGGGTGAGGCAATTAATAATGCAGTATTAGCAAATagcaactctctctctctctctctctctcattcagTCACCTTTGAGAGATATCTAACTTAaccgttttgtttttttgatgaTGCAGTACCAAACATCTCTGACTCAGAATGGCAAACACAGGTTCTCGAGTCAGATGTACCAGTATTGGTCGAGTTTTGGCACCGTGGTGTGGACCTTGCCGTATGATTCACCCCATTGTTGACCAACTGGCCAGGGATTTCGCAGGCAAGTTCAAATTCTACAAAATCAACACCGACGAGAGCCCAAACACAGCCAACCGTTACGGGATACGCAGCGTCCTACCGTGATCATATTCAAAGACGGTGAGAAGAAAGACAGTATCATCGGAGCTGTCCCTAAAGAGACGTTGGAGAAAACTATAGAAAGATTCGTGGTCGAGtaactaaacaaaaacaaaatttcactCTTTATTATCACTCATGTCTTCTGCGTTGTATAATTCTTCTTAAGGTCtcttttgactatttatgtttccaTGCGTCCCACTATGTATTGTttagtattataaaaaaaaatgaataacgAACAATAATAACTCCACCGACGCCATTAACGGATGAGAAGCACAACTCCATGTGGAACCCACATGCCATTGTTCTTCCTAAGCTCTAATTCACCGTACAACCTATATACATACATAACTTTTTTGAGTATGTGAGGATTCCGTACTGTTTCATTCTGTTACTGCATAGGACTTTATAGTAATGCCACGCGGGTTATGtccatatattatattatattatatgtgtttcgacTTTCGATTTCTAATCAATTATGTAAGTCTGTATACTTTGTGCCAtgacatgtatttttatatagtaaacGGTGATGATAAAACGCGTTCGTTTTCTGATTATATCAACTGGATGATGCATCTAATCTTTTGGATATTACATGGCAATATGTCATCTAAGTCCAAATTTTCGCGAACTTGCATTAATTGAAATAATAGACTAAAACgttggaaaataatttttgaattaaaCAATTAGATATGAAAAACTCTGATAGCAGTTGACAATTGAAAATTGAATCctgaaaatatctaaatatacaGCTAGCTAGATCTCCTATATGATCGTCAACTATGCTAAATTGCTAATCTTAATTTCATTAACAcatgtttttctcttttctgAAAGATCCTAACCAACTGTGCCAATCTTTTCTACATATTATCGTGTTACGCATATTGGTATCTGTAGTAAAAACTAAATTTGTTAATGAACATATGATAGTATCGAAAGGCATATTACCGTAAGAGGAGGGGTAAAGAAGCAAAGGAAGAGAGTGAGGAAGTAACAGAAGAGgagggaaaagaagaagaataaaagaaaCCTTTGATTGAAAGAGAGTATTTGCAGTTATTCATTTCATACTGTTAGATGATATTAAATAAGGAGTAGAGTTTCATTTGAAAGGTATGCTTTTGTATGTGATTGTAGAGAGACGATATGAGTCTTCTGTTTCCAGTCGCTAT is part of the Brassica napus cultivar Da-Ae chromosome C5 unlocalized genomic scaffold, Da-Ae chrC05_Random_12, whole genome shotgun sequence genome and harbors:
- the LOC106401378 gene encoding LOW QUALITY PROTEIN: thioredoxin M4, chloroplastic (The sequence of the model RefSeq protein was modified relative to this genomic sequence to represent the inferred CDS: inserted 2 bases in 2 codons; substituted 1 base at 1 genomic stop codon); translated protein: MASLLDSVTVTRVFSLPITSSISPASKVPSISARRISPVPEFRGLKASXGVRWTQSASLGTNLGSRFARGGRIVCEAQDTTAAAVEVPNISDSEWQTQVLESDVPVLVEFWXPWCGPCRMIHPIVDQLARDFAGKFKFYKINTDESPNTANRYGIRSXPTVIIFKDGEKKDSIIGAVPKETLEKTIERFVVE